One window from the genome of Streptomyces subrutilus encodes:
- a CDS encoding nuclease-related domain-containing protein — MALRVGAGQSAQNEYQRRLRSWRTASRRRFLYGLPVAAAVAGLLDWWIGWRITGVPLFGHGAALAVLAAWCGTLAAPQHVTAWRSGAEGERKTARALAPLARQGAVILHDRAIPGRKANIDHLAVGSWGIALVDTKNWQAKGAKVAVSRDGATLWYGAYAQNRTVATVQGEARSAAAVLRRREGLPVDIQSIIAVQGASVGRRGILVFDGVVVLEAHRLRKYLRRQRVILSPAEVIQIGRAADQALPPKS; from the coding sequence ATGGCCCTACGCGTCGGCGCCGGCCAGTCCGCGCAGAACGAGTACCAACGGCGGCTGCGGTCGTGGCGCACAGCCTCGCGCCGCCGCTTCCTGTACGGGCTGCCCGTCGCCGCCGCGGTGGCGGGGCTGCTGGACTGGTGGATCGGGTGGCGCATCACCGGTGTCCCGCTGTTTGGGCACGGTGCCGCACTCGCGGTGCTCGCGGCCTGGTGCGGGACGCTCGCTGCCCCCCAGCACGTGACCGCCTGGCGGTCCGGCGCCGAGGGCGAGCGCAAGACCGCCCGAGCTCTCGCACCGCTCGCCCGCCAAGGGGCCGTCATCCTCCACGACCGAGCGATCCCCGGGCGGAAGGCCAATATCGATCATCTCGCCGTTGGGAGTTGGGGCATAGCGCTGGTCGATACCAAGAACTGGCAGGCGAAGGGGGCGAAGGTTGCCGTCAGCCGCGACGGCGCGACCCTCTGGTACGGCGCCTACGCGCAGAACAGGACGGTCGCCACGGTGCAGGGGGAGGCACGGTCAGCCGCCGCCGTCCTTCGGCGCCGCGAAGGCCTCCCGGTCGACATCCAATCGATCATCGCCGTGCAGGGCGCGAGCGTTGGCCGCCGGGGCATTCTTGTGTTTGACGGGGTGGTCGTCCTGGAGGCCCACCGGTTGAGGAAGTACCTCCGCCGCCAGCGCGTGATCCTCTCGCCCGCTGAGGTCATCCAGATTGGCCGGGCCGCAGACCAGGCCCTCCCGCCAAAATCCTGA
- a CDS encoding histone-like nucleoid-structuring protein Lsr2, protein MAERVILVDDLDGKSTEGVERVEFSWQGKDYEVDLSSAHIERYSDLLDPLLKAARLRQVTGRKTGRTAAGKSKADAAETKRIRDWGKTSGLDVPDRGPVPKEVRDAYAAAQASGEAAVPSQAQPGAPVSASQG, encoded by the coding sequence GTGGCAGAGCGGGTAATCCTGGTCGACGACCTCGATGGCAAGAGCACCGAGGGCGTCGAGAGGGTCGAATTCAGCTGGCAGGGCAAGGACTACGAGGTCGATCTGAGCTCTGCTCACATCGAGCGCTACAGCGACCTCCTGGACCCGCTTCTCAAGGCAGCCCGTCTCAGGCAGGTCACCGGCCGGAAGACCGGCAGGACGGCGGCGGGCAAGTCGAAGGCCGACGCGGCGGAGACGAAGAGGATCAGGGACTGGGGCAAGACGAGCGGACTCGACGTCCCTGACCGCGGCCCCGTCCCGAAGGAAGTCCGGGACGCGTACGCCGCAGCGCAGGCAAGCGGAGAGGCTGCGGTGCCCTCCCAGGCGCAGCCGGGTGCCCCGGTCAGCGCCAGCCAGGGCTGA
- a CDS encoding NlpC/P60 family protein translates to MNSRQAAMMATGVARRGAAVKLVVPAFVVFIVFLLILGIFTAIAGSTGASAASCGGAGQPDTDYEHGQPGTGEDRTKPFRAQQIANAKIINEEAVKAQLPGRGTLVAMMISLQESTLINLDHGDRDSVGLFQQRPSTGWGTREQILDPHYSSRMFFLGAQDDGDPPGLVSVKGWENLDIVTIVRRVQRPDERYIGLYAGQETEARRIATEAGIDLTRGGNPGGVQPTASGTGVPGGGLSPADRCKKPGEDPGTDPGKGGFHDSAAPWPSEVKNPRSTADAIAWARREAESGNKNWYRKCLAFVAVAYGWNSSGTPYAIDHFYVAPSSMRHHDRNPPPGALLYWRTNSRAGHVAIYLGDGMIASNDIREPGRISVVPAAEIESKWGSEYEGWAPPYFPNGG, encoded by the coding sequence GTGAACTCGCGCCAGGCCGCAATGATGGCCACGGGGGTGGCGCGGCGGGGGGCGGCGGTCAAACTCGTCGTTCCCGCCTTCGTCGTCTTCATCGTCTTCCTGCTGATTCTGGGGATCTTCACCGCGATCGCCGGCAGCACCGGAGCCAGCGCCGCATCATGCGGCGGCGCTGGCCAGCCGGACACGGATTATGAACACGGTCAGCCCGGCACCGGTGAAGACCGGACCAAGCCGTTCAGGGCCCAGCAGATAGCAAATGCCAAGATCATCAACGAGGAGGCCGTCAAGGCGCAACTGCCCGGCCGGGGAACCCTTGTGGCGATGATGATCTCGCTTCAGGAAAGCACCCTGATCAATTTGGATCATGGTGACAGGGACTCCGTCGGCCTGTTCCAGCAGCGTCCCTCCACGGGCTGGGGGACCCGGGAGCAGATACTGGACCCGCACTACAGCTCGCGCATGTTCTTCCTCGGCGCCCAGGACGACGGTGACCCGCCAGGGCTCGTGTCCGTCAAGGGCTGGGAGAACTTGGACATCGTCACGATCGTCAGGCGGGTCCAGCGCCCGGACGAGCGGTACATCGGCCTCTACGCGGGGCAGGAGACCGAGGCTCGGCGCATCGCCACCGAGGCCGGGATCGACCTCACCCGCGGGGGCAACCCCGGTGGCGTCCAGCCGACCGCCTCGGGAACCGGAGTGCCCGGGGGAGGCCTTTCTCCGGCCGACCGGTGCAAGAAGCCCGGGGAGGACCCGGGCACCGATCCGGGCAAGGGCGGGTTCCACGACTCTGCGGCCCCCTGGCCCAGCGAGGTCAAGAACCCCAGGTCTACGGCCGACGCCATCGCATGGGCCCGCCGCGAGGCCGAGAGCGGAAACAAAAACTGGTACCGGAAGTGCCTCGCCTTCGTCGCCGTCGCCTACGGGTGGAACAGCTCCGGCACTCCGTACGCGATAGACCACTTCTACGTGGCGCCCTCGTCGATGAGGCACCACGACCGCAACCCGCCGCCGGGCGCGCTGCTGTACTGGCGTACCAACTCCAGAGCGGGCCACGTGGCCATCTATCTCGGTGACGGGATGATCGCCTCCAACGACATCCGCGAGCCGGGACGGATCAGCGTCGTTCCGGCCGCCGAAATCGAGTCCAAGTGGGGCTCGGAGTACGAGGGATGGGCTCCCCCGTACTTCCCCAATGGTGGATAA
- a CDS encoding ATP-binding protein, with protein sequence MKIATAIGRFLGVAGDRSAPPPRYVALADGVVVTQTEAWAWYVLNSSNTDLMSTSARDAEHDQASSALARILAGHKCHLRILWSPLNAEDYRAEAEGLFSAGRWEEWADLRVERLHALDLPSRHLLLGVRIQERAGQAQARSRNGMQEALGVSSTSVPQKELARLDALTRRLGRQLETTPWRAQPAPVELLAWMIAREQHRLSVLPTPNTAGVISGAKLVQLTRGRIVPYPDHVRVMDGQGDVAAWTSVLTMDGFPEEMESPGAGEWLRAVSEITYVPEFDEDGVDPDVQILPVNPEPSVRFEVMHRRDALKKIDEVRKLAKEQRQSAAKHSAGETAQEIEETEETMAALARDMKREDVTLMEDHPRLVVSSDVSLDDLRAKVDAVITYYGGLGIEVSVGSEEQKELWLESLPGDKVRVPDLSHTRTVGAFAGSWFWGGAHVGDDEGPVIGYLTGSTPGLVRNDLTGGSARGDATTTAFIGRSGRGKTTAMMLSLLDAAFRGSFVLALDFKGDMGGLTAAGQRYGLNAHLIETGAEYAGVADLFALLTGESAERAQTEVPAQLGIALPQHLRMRGAETPIQSAVNEVISAGSPATWKVIERLRESADELARETGEALYELSLTGLGAPFMGKPSGATLMSPEPGIWVVRIPGITLPQPEDSRDDWSVHQRLSVALVHSMLAYGISMAGRKDLRGLRKVIAVPEAHVLTATREGASFLSYIARVGRALQTALVLDTQDPESLAKLTGLIEQITTMFGFQLTSPEQQDALAALLDLPVGPHTRALIQAIGVDVTQEIRHGHAIMRDRRFAAATVQFDVPSRELLDALSTTPKVDNRHDDDSVDLNKEPQEVGV encoded by the coding sequence ATGAAGATCGCTACAGCCATCGGGCGCTTTCTGGGGGTCGCCGGAGACCGGTCGGCTCCGCCGCCGCGGTACGTCGCGCTTGCGGACGGAGTGGTGGTCACGCAGACGGAGGCGTGGGCCTGGTACGTCCTGAACAGCAGCAACACCGACCTGATGTCCACGTCCGCGCGAGATGCCGAGCACGACCAGGCGTCGAGCGCGCTGGCCCGGATCCTGGCCGGGCACAAGTGCCACCTGCGGATCCTGTGGAGCCCGCTGAACGCCGAGGACTACCGGGCCGAGGCTGAAGGGCTGTTCTCGGCTGGCCGCTGGGAGGAGTGGGCCGACCTCCGTGTCGAGCGCCTGCACGCCCTTGATCTGCCCAGCCGTCACCTGCTGCTGGGGGTGAGGATCCAGGAGCGGGCCGGGCAGGCTCAGGCCCGTAGCCGCAATGGGATGCAGGAGGCACTGGGCGTCAGCAGCACGTCGGTGCCGCAGAAGGAACTCGCGCGTCTGGACGCCCTCACCCGCAGGCTCGGGCGCCAGCTGGAGACCACCCCGTGGAGGGCACAGCCGGCGCCCGTCGAGCTCCTCGCGTGGATGATCGCGCGGGAACAGCACCGGCTCTCCGTGCTGCCCACCCCCAACACGGCCGGTGTGATCTCGGGCGCGAAACTGGTGCAGCTCACCCGCGGCCGCATCGTGCCGTACCCGGACCACGTCCGTGTCATGGACGGCCAGGGCGACGTCGCGGCGTGGACCAGCGTGCTGACCATGGACGGTTTTCCCGAGGAGATGGAGAGCCCGGGCGCGGGCGAGTGGCTGCGAGCCGTCAGCGAGATCACCTACGTCCCGGAGTTCGACGAGGACGGTGTCGACCCCGACGTCCAGATCCTGCCCGTCAACCCCGAGCCCAGCGTGCGGTTCGAGGTCATGCACCGTCGCGACGCGCTCAAGAAGATCGACGAAGTTCGCAAGCTGGCCAAGGAACAGCGGCAGTCAGCGGCCAAGCACAGCGCAGGGGAGACCGCCCAGGAGATCGAGGAGACCGAGGAGACCATGGCGGCCCTCGCGCGCGACATGAAGCGCGAGGACGTGACGTTGATGGAGGACCACCCTCGCCTGGTGGTCAGTAGCGATGTGTCCCTGGACGACCTCCGCGCCAAAGTCGACGCCGTGATCACGTACTACGGAGGGCTCGGCATCGAGGTCTCCGTCGGGTCGGAAGAGCAGAAGGAGCTGTGGCTCGAAAGCCTGCCCGGTGACAAGGTCCGGGTGCCCGACCTCTCGCACACCCGCACCGTCGGTGCGTTCGCCGGCAGCTGGTTCTGGGGCGGGGCGCACGTCGGTGACGACGAGGGGCCCGTCATCGGCTACCTGACAGGCAGCACCCCCGGCCTGGTCCGCAACGACCTGACCGGCGGCAGTGCCCGAGGTGACGCGACGACGACCGCGTTTATCGGACGATCGGGCCGAGGCAAGACCACCGCGATGATGCTGTCGCTGCTGGACGCGGCCTTCCGCGGAAGCTTCGTCTTGGCGCTGGACTTCAAGGGCGACATGGGTGGCCTCACCGCCGCCGGCCAGCGGTACGGGCTCAACGCCCACCTGATCGAGACGGGGGCCGAGTACGCGGGCGTCGCGGACTTGTTCGCGTTGCTGACCGGTGAGAGCGCCGAGCGGGCGCAGACCGAAGTTCCCGCCCAGCTGGGCATTGCGCTGCCTCAGCACCTGCGGATGCGCGGTGCGGAGACCCCGATCCAGAGCGCGGTGAACGAGGTCATCAGCGCGGGCTCCCCCGCGACCTGGAAGGTGATCGAACGCCTCCGGGAGTCGGCGGACGAGCTGGCCCGAGAGACGGGTGAAGCGCTCTACGAGCTGTCTCTGACCGGACTCGGCGCGCCGTTCATGGGCAAGCCGTCGGGTGCCACGCTCATGAGCCCCGAGCCCGGGATCTGGGTCGTGCGCATCCCCGGCATCACCCTGCCGCAGCCGGAAGACAGCCGGGACGACTGGTCGGTGCACCAGCGCTTGTCAGTTGCTCTGGTCCACTCCATGCTCGCCTACGGCATCAGCATGGCGGGCCGCAAGGACTTGCGCGGCCTGCGAAAGGTGATCGCGGTTCCGGAGGCGCACGTTCTCACCGCGACCCGCGAAGGCGCGTCGTTCTTGTCGTACATCGCGCGTGTCGGTCGAGCGCTGCAGACAGCGCTCGTTCTCGACACCCAGGACCCTGAGTCGCTGGCCAAGTTGACGGGGCTCATCGAGCAGATCACCACGATGTTCGGTTTCCAGCTCACCTCGCCCGAGCAGCAGGATGCGCTCGCGGCCCTGCTGGACCTGCCGGTCGGCCCGCACACCAGGGCCCTGATCCAGGCCATCGGAGTGGACGTGACCCAGGAAATTCGACACGGTCACGCGATCATGCGGGACAGGCGCTTCGCCGCCGCGACCGTGCAGTTCGATGTGCCCTCGCGGGAGCTGCTGGACGCGTTGAGTACGACGCCGAAGGTGGACAACCGGCACGACGACGATTCGGTTGACCTGAACAAGGAGCCGCAGGAGGTAGGGGTATGA